The segment TCATCTGTTTGTCAGcgttggtgttgttttgttttttttttctttctctttgtaaCGGATTTTGTCAATGCCAAATTCTGTCTTTGGGCACTGAAGTTTTAGAACACGGCTTTTtgaatgtgtttattttttaaaagaagtCCTCTCGTCTCCACAGTGGGTGTTCCTTCACATATAACGCGTcggctgtgtttttattttgtgttccCTGTCCATGTCCCTGCCATACAGGAATGATGGAGACCGAGTGGTGTTTTATGCTCTGCTGCACATATTTGAGGACATAATTCAcgacacttttttttgttttatgtgtaCATGAAGAGTTTATTTCCAAACTGAAATGAAAGTACATTTTATTATTGTGGAGGAAAGCTttgcccccccccaccccctctcgTTGGTTTTatcgtttgtttgaaactcTGAACTCTTCACTTGCATATTTCGGATTTGTTCAAATTCTGTTCAAGCCACAAATACGCGAGTTTTATTTAGAAGTGGCcggtggccctgtgatggcttGGCGACCCGTTCAGGGCGTatcccgcctctcgcccagtggcagctgggataggctccaccccccaccccccctccctGACTTGGATTAGGTGCGTATTGAAAATGGACGGAtggaaacagctggtttaaCGGTTCAGAGGAGCACTTCTCCTGCCGTTAAAGAGTTTGTGAGCGTTCAGTTCAGTGCGAGCCTCTGAATGTGTGGCAGAGTTTGTGGCCTCTGCCCGAGCATCGGTGTTTGGTCTGAGCTCAAAGGTCACAGTGACCCGGCCGCACGTGAACCACCAGGAAGCACTGCCGGGTGTTTAAAGGAGGCGCAGGATGAGGAAGGGAGGTGGGGAGGGGGCGGGTCTGTTTTATGTGAACTGATTGACAAGGTTGTCTTTGTTAGTTTGGATACTTTTTATATATAAAGGAATTAATGCAAAAAAGACGCATAAAGCTAGAATGTATGTGTAGGGGAGTACTGCTGTCCTGTTAGTTCAAACCAATATTTTAAGTAAATAAACATTTGTGTTTCCATATTTACATTTACTTCCTggtcttttatttatttcttgtaatgttttaaaatgatttgcTGTCTGCCCTTGTTTCTAAAGTCAAACCCGTTTACAGTCACATGTGCGGCGGCTGGGACAACTCTGCCACCTTGCGGTGTCAAAGCGGAACCGCAGCTTCCCCCTCTTGGACCTCACGAGCGCCCGCTGCTCCTGACGTGGCGAGCCGCTAAAGGTCCGTCCGCTGCTCCGTGGGCGGCGGCTATTGGACAGACTGCACGCTTGGcaatttttctgaaaaatgtaaatacacaggtggtggcggcggcggcggcatgTGTTGGTGTTTGGTTTATGCAAATAAAACAGAAGTGAAACCGCGTCAGGTCTTCTGGTTTTCAGGCGCAGCCGACTCTCTGGAGCACCATGTTTGGAAGATAGCTGAAGTCGAGGTTTTGGATTTCAGAAACAGGTAAGACTCCTGCGCGGGTTTGTAACTATATTAGTAGGTGCTGTGACTTGCATTCTCTCCTCGGTGTTTATGTAGGTTTTTAGTGCGCACTACTTTATGCCAAACCAAATAAATAATAGGCCGTGAACACATGTACCTTTAACTTATTCGACTGTCACAAAACTATGAGGCTCCTTCTTGCGTTTTATttatagaaaaacaaaacaaaaaaaaacatttacggACTGAGTAACTCGGTTAATTCCACGAATGCCACATGCACCTGACGCGCCTTTCCGTGTTCCAGGTGGCGGTCATGCCTCAGctcagtgccgccgccgcgctGCAGCTCGCGCTGCTGCTCTCCGCGGTTCCCGCGCAGTACTTCATCTCCCGGTGGAGCGGCTCCACGGCGGTGCAGCGCTACCACGCAGCCACACGGTAGGACCCGTGCGTAAAacgacacacacgcacacacaaaaaaagcccaaaacttTTCTTCTCAAATCATATCGCACTTTGAGGAATTTGGAATAAAGGGTGAGAGAGATCGTGATTTCAGCCTGCGTGGTGAGCGCAGCTCAGAGTactgtatatacacacatataggGAGAAGTTGTTATGTTGATTTGAAGGGAAACTGTAGAGCAAAGTTTGTGTTCCAGGTTGCTTCGCATATGGAACGAGTGGAGAGCGTCATACCTCAATGGCACTCTGTGGATGGACTGGACAAACCAGCGGTTGTCCAACGTCAAGTGAGTGTATTAATCACAAATAAGGACAGCTAGAGATTATTCTTTTAAACACTCGCGTCTCTTTAAAAAGTGAGTTCTAATGGTATGATTAAAAAGAACACTAATAATAGGACAACAAACCCACTACTCCACTTAACTGTGTATGGACCCCCCTGCAGGTCTTTGATCGGTTTGGGAAATGAAGATCAAGCGGCACAGATGTCGCCTCCCATAGAGACTATGCTTTACGACAATGACCAGGGATTCTTTGCAGGTTTGTGGATGTATACTTTGAATATATATTTGCTAAGTTTTTGCAAAAGGCTATCAAACACACATAGCCTAAGGTTGGAATGAAAGGATCCTCCCTTATCACTAACAAATGCACCCTGAAGGTGCTCGATTCACAACTTGCTGcaagtactgtgcaaaagtttaATCCAATGTCTGCTTTCCTCGAATATTGCCAGAAAAACGgtaaatatttcttttttttaggtcTTCAGGAATGGTTCTCCGGGTTTGTTGATAGACGTTGCCTGCCTTTTGTTTCCGTTTTCTGCCAAGCTGATCCCACAGTaatgcttcagtaatgttgaggacATCACTTTAGTGTCAGTCTGCTGCAGACGTCCGTTTAGGCCTTTAGGCTGCTTCCTTGTTTGTTATCCAACTTCTCTGGTTTCctcattctattttttttttcttcaaggaAACACTACaccaccatgctgagatatgcaaaGTTTTCAGCCAACAGCGCCTTggtccaaccctaaccctctcgAACAGAAATTCAACAAaagaaatgctaacaaatgatTGTTGCCAGCTTGTTGAAGCGAACTGATTGAGACCTTTGCATAATACTgtgtgctgttgttgttttgagtATTCATCTATTAATTGTGAGAAAGTTAAATGCAAACTTGTTGTGCTCTTTGTACGTTGTTTTTTTACCCTAAATTTACAGAAAAATACCTatttcagcagtttttttttttttttttttaaacttaaagaGCTCCCACCTGCAAGTCGGCGAACAGCTTGTAGCTTTCACGCGTTGCAGCGCATGGTACAAACGTGCTCGTCCTTGTCCCTCCAGCCTCCAAGGCCGTGCGCAGCCCTCGTCCCCCGTTTGTGTTCCTGCGGGTCGGAGAGGTGGTGATGGAGAGGAAGGGCCACATGGTCGGGGTGGTGGTGGGCTGGGACCCTGAACTGCGAGCTCCTCCGGAGTGGGCCGACAGaatgtattcaaactctgaGGTCAGCAGTTCCCTCTCCGCTCCTCAGGATAAAATCTGCTCCACAAACCCCTTTGTTTAGAACTCATGGATGATATTTAATGTAAGTGCAGCCgatatatattaaaaatgaACCCCCCCCCTGTGGTTGTGTGCATGTAGGACGTGAAGGCGGAGAAAACGCCTCATTACAAGGTGCTGTTCAGCGGGCCTGGACCCTCCTCTCTGATGGTTGGATACTTACCTCAAACACAGCTGGAGCGCATCACAGGGATGAGGGTGAGTACTGACAAAtcccagctcacacacacacactccacatCTTGGACTCACGGTTGGCTGTTTCTAGCCGGACATCCCCACCCTGGAGAACTACTTCACACATTTTGATGGGACGCGGTTCGTCATGCAGCCCTGGCTCAGACAGCTCTTCCCGGAGGACGAGGACGCTTGACTTCTGGATCTGAGCGACCCACCGGAGAGACCGTTTGATCCTCTTCATCGTCTCAGGTTGCAGCGAGCGGATGCCAAAGACACAGTCGTTGACCTCAAAAGTGCCAGTGTTTGTGTAGTTCGGGGGGTACCCACCGAATCCCCCCTTTCTGGGACTTTGGGGATTCGGGGGCCCACTAATAAAAGAATGAAACGAAggaaatgttgtaatttaagcTAATCCCGTTTTATTTGTGGGGTGTGCAGATGTACAGTACTTTGATTTAAATGTTTGTCTCGAGCTTGAAGGGCTGACTGGAATGTTTTAATAAACGCTTGAAATCGTTTCGCAGAAAAAAGCTCGCAGGACTGTTGGACTcagtgggaggaaaaaaaaaaaaaaaagaagattgcaCTTCTATTCGAGTGTTTTTTACGCCGTTTCCATCCACAGTGTCTTCAGAGTTTTTTCCTGCTTCTGTCTGTGAAGCTGAAGGACACGGACACCTGCGAGGAGGCGGTGACTGTAGGCATGTGGGGAAAGTGTGCAGAACCCTGTTCTCTGCCcgcaccctcctcctcctcctcctcaccatcTCTCCTCTCCGTGGTTTCCTCCTCTCTAACGAGCAGGGGAGACCCCAGATTTTGCCCCAGAAGCTGGCTGACTTTGCTGGCCTTCTGTTGAGCGTTTTCAACGGCTAGCACACAGGCACGCTGCCTAGAAAACCAAAACGCATACCAGTTAGAACTGCTACGTTTACACAAGAGAGCACGACATCTGTCGAGTCTTTCCACACCTTAGTCGACTCAGGCATTCGGGACTGTGGTAGAACCGAGGCGTCCCCACGCCAACGCTCTTGTCCAGCTTCTCCAGCAGGACGCTGCGCATTTGCTCCATCTTCTCAAAATCCGAGAAAGCCACCACGACCTGCGGGGACATTTTTGTTACACCGTCACCAGCAGCTCGACACAGGCGTGCCGTCAGTCCTCACAGGCGACGGTCCGAATACCCGACCTCTGCGTCCATGCGATACATGTCGGCGTCCCGGTGGAGGAACCTCCTCACTGAGGTGTCTTCATCCCCGACGCCATGTTGTCTGAGCAGAATAAGAGGAGGGTTCGTCATACACTGATATTGTGAACAAACTTTGCTTTGACTTTCCTCAACAAAAGCAGCAAATTAGAGGCATTCAAATGCAGAGTAAAGGCCTCCAGTAGTTGCAAGGCAAGTttgtttgtatagcacaattcaacaacaaggtgattcaaagtgctttacagatacattaaaacagaaataaaaatcatgatttaaattttaaacaaaaaagaaataagaacaataaataaaatcagtagttaaaatgtgtaTAAGTTTTGagactcaagcttcagattttgagcgttattcaaacgcagctgaaaataggtgtgtcttcaacctggacttaaatacactgagtgtttcagctgatctgaggctttctgggagtttgttccagacatgtggagcacagaagctgaatgcagcttctccatgtctggttctgactctgggaactgatagaagaccggatccagatgacctgaggggtctggaaggttcatactgggtcaggaggtcactgatgtattttggtcctagagcTTTAAtcaagttctgatgctgctctataaattatagagcagcatcagaactttaaaaagCAACTAAGAACATATAAATCTGAGGTACTTGCAGTTACCGATTTTACATACAATGTTGTCATGAAAAGTAAAGATGTGCATCAACCACCCAAGAGTAAATATTGTCCACATTCATTAAACGGGCTGTTTCCAGGGGGAATTATATTTCCacacttttttatatatatatcatccTAAGCACACTCTTTGTGATACTTAAGCAAAGTTAGGATGACAGATGGAAGGCTGGACAGACTACAGTGGACCTATTTACACTGAGGCACCATTACTACTTTTTTACTCAAGTGCAGGTTCTAAATCCCTCCTCTACAGGCTGGATTTGGGGTCTGTAACACCAGCATCGCTGCTCGCTGCCTTCATGAACAGATAACACATGTAGCTTAGCTTGCTGTCACCGCAGTAACTGTACCTCTGCTCTTCTACGAAGTTAAAACTCCGCCGTTCTCACCTGAGAGTCTGTGAAATGTATTCGAGTCTCCGAGAGACGCTGTTGGTCACGTCGTTGACGGACTCCTTGCTGTTGCCGACAACGACCCGCACCGACACTCGGTCCGCCGGGCAAGAAACCTCCGCTGCCCCGGTGACCTGGACCTCCCTGAGACGGTTACGGGAGCTTTCTCTATTAACTGTTCTCACTTCCATTCCCTGCTCCTTTTCATTTCCGGAAAATTCCCGTCCGACAGCCGGTGGTATCGCGGCGAAGACGCGACTCGGGTTGTTCATAATGGAGGCTGGCAGAAATCAGCTTTCCCGCTGCTATAGCGATGGACGATATGCTCCCCGGGATTTGTAGGCAGTTTCCGCCAATGAACTACAAATGGAGTGTTTTAAAAATGGAGTgccttttgggaaaaaaaataaaatcgagACGAGGAATGCATAGATGAACAGAACATTATTGATATTTTGTACTGTGTTCTGTTAAGCACAGCGTGGGAATAAGACGTAAATCATtgtctttttatttatgtttttcagtTAAATTACAT is part of the Odontesthes bonariensis isolate fOdoBon6 chromosome 24, fOdoBon6.hap1, whole genome shotgun sequence genome and harbors:
- the LOC142375391 gene encoding uncharacterized protein LOC142375391 produces the protein MPQLSAAAALQLALLLSAVPAQYFISRWSGSTAVQRYHAATRLLRIWNEWRASYLNGTLWMDWTNQRLSNVKSLIGLGNEDQAAQMSPPIETMLYDNDQGFFAASKAVRSPRPPFVFLRVGEVVMERKGHMVGVVVGWDPELRAPPEWADRMYSNSEDVKAEKTPHYKVLFSGPGPSSLMVGYLPQTQLERITGMRPDIPTLENYFTHFDGTRFVMQPWLRQLFPEDEDA
- the irak1bp1 gene encoding interleukin-1 receptor-associated kinase 1-binding protein 1 homolog; the protein is MNNPSRVFAAIPPAVGREFSGNEKEQGMEVRTVNRESSRNRLREVQVTGAAEVSCPADRVSVRVVVGNSKESVNDVTNSVSRRLEYISQTLRQHGVGDEDTSVRRFLHRDADMYRMDAEVVVAFSDFEKMEQMRSVLLEKLDKSVGVGTPRFYHSPECLSRLRQRACVLAVENAQQKASKVSQLLGQNLGSPLLVREEETTERRDGEEEEEEGAGREQGSAHFPHMPTVTASSQVSVSFSFTDRSRKKL